A single Anopheles arabiensis isolate DONGOLA chromosome 2, AaraD3, whole genome shotgun sequence DNA region contains:
- the LOC120898432 gene encoding splicing factor 3A subunit 3 has protein sequence METIFEIQRRLHEECDRLVMAMSEELMIPKKTTKEKVLADHRIKIYLERYQTCSKSLLELYQDKDGERKQEITNMSVNEFKEFYSQFNGLIEFHSNHGNNVAVPASIEFDKLKEQLNDPAYLAEVVKFSDVENYGQYLDLHECYDSFVNLKGIDKIDYITYLSEFNKFADIPRKQKNLKYKGYLQLLHDYLHSFITRSRPLFFELEHTVKRNELQFEDMWKNGIVPGWEKVRDVDDDALINLNEFGKWEDLTYLGLDRLKAALQALGMKCGGTLEERAQRLFASKDDKNQENERKRMMNLNKEKDIAQLEYKIAKLADLVDDQIYETKINLQRKQARYTLDESDEDSMDEEESDDDDGIPYNPKNLPLGYDGKPIPYWLYKLHQLHFTYECEICGNYKYNGPKAFQNHFSEWRHAHGMRCLGIPNTAHFANITKIEDALVLWDKVKEQTFSKMWVPANEEEFEDSRGNILSKKVYLDLQKQGLL, from the exons ATGGAAACAATCTTTGAAATACAGCGGCGCTTGCACGAAGAGTGTGACCGCCTGGTGATGGCCATGTCGGAGGAGTTGATGATACCAAAGAAGACG ACTAAAGAGAAAGTGCTAGCGGACCACCGGATAAAGATCTATCTCGAGCGATACCAGACGTGCTCGAAGTCGCTGCTGGAGCTGTACCAGGACAAGGACGGCGAGCGGAAGCAGGAAATCACCAACATGAGCGTGAACGAGTTCAAAGAGTTTTACAGCCAGTTCAATGGGTTGATCGAGTTCCATTCCAACCACGGCAACAATGTGGCCGTACCGGCATCGATCGAGTTCGACAAGCTGAAGGAGCAGCTGAACGATCCGGCCTACCTGGCCGAGGTGGTGAAGTTTAGCGACGTGGAAAACTATGGCCAGTACTTGGATCTGCACGAATGCTACGACAGCTTCGTCAATCTGAAGGGCATCGACAAGATCGACTACATTACGTATCTGTCGGAGTTTAACAAGTTCGCCGACATACCGCGCAAGCAGAAGAACCTCAAGTACAAGGGCTacctgcagctgctgcacgaCTATCTGCACTCGTTCATCACCCGCAGCAGGCCGCTGTTCTTCGAGCTGGAGCATACGGTAAAGCGCAACGAGCTGCAGTTCGAAGACATGTGGAAGAACGGCATCGTGCCGGGGTGGGAGAAGGTACGCGACGTCGACGACGATGCGCTGATCAATTTGAACGAGTTCGGCAAATGGGAGGACCTCACGTACCTGGGGCTGGACCGGCTGAAGGCCGCCCTGCAGGCGCTCGGCATGAAGTGCGGCGGCACGCTGGAGGAGCGCGCGCAGCGCCTGTTCGCCTCGAAGGACGACAAAAACCAGGAGAACGAGCGCAAGCGGATGATGAACCTAAACAAGGAGAAGGATATCGCGCAGCTGGAGTACAAGATCGCGAAGCTGGCGGACCTGGTGGACGACCAGATTTACGAGACGAAGATCAACCTGCAGCGCAAGCAGGCCCGCTACACGCTGGACGAAAGCGACGAGGACAGCATGGACGAGGAGGAGTcggacgatgacgacggcATTCCGTACAATCCGAAGAATCTGCCGCTCGGGTACGACGGCAAGCCGATCCCGTACTGGCTGTACAAGCTGCACCAGCTGCACTTTACGTACGAGTGCGAAATCTGCGGCAACTACAAGTACAACGGGCCGAAAGCGTTCCAGAACCACTTTTCCGAGTGGCGGCACGCGCACGGTATGCGCTGCCTGGGCATCCCGAACACGGCCCACTTCGCCAACATTACCAAGATCGAGGACGCGCTGGTACTGTGGGACAAGGTGAAGGAGCAAACGTTCTCCAAGATGTGGGTgccggccaacgaggaagagTTTGAGGATTCGCGCGGCAACATTCTCAGCAAGAAGGTGTATCTTGACCTGCAGAAGCAAGGCCTGCTGTAG